The Mycoplasmopsis columbinasalis genomic interval GAAACAACTGTTTTCAACAAAGAAGAAGTGACATTTTTTTCTAAGTTTGCATTGATTTGTGTTAAGTGGTCAAAAATCCAAATTGAAATTGTTTCATTTGCAAATAGTTTTTGTATTAAGTTATTTAACGCAACAAATAATGGTTCGTTAGCGGCAAGGTTTGTAAAAACTTTTTTAATAAGATCTTCGAGATGCAAAGGTGTAGTGGTTTGGTTAAGAAAAATTTGATCAAGAAAAAGATCCACAAATTGTGCAAATTCAGGGGTTTTATAAATCTCACTAAGTGCACTAGAAAGCAATTTTGAGTCAACTTTTTGTGCTTGTGTAGTTAAAATTTTTGCTAAATCATCTGTGAATAATGTTTTTATAGGTGAAGCATCTTGAGTTAAAAAGTTAATCAGAATTTTGCGTAAATCTGCTCGATATTGTTGAAAATTTGCGTTTGTTAAAAACGAATTGCTTGTTAGGACAATAAGATTTTCTAAATTGCTATCGCTAAAATGAGTGGTTAATTTCTGTTTTAGCTCTGTAAAAAATTCATTTAGATCGAAGGAAGCAAAAGAGGTACGTGCTAATTGGTCAACTATGATTTTTGTTACTGTTTCAACTAAATGTAAATTTTGGTTAACATCCTGTAATAAACCAATAAGGTTGTAAAGCAAAATTTTTGCTTTTTGGTCATCAACATTTGCACTTAAATTTAAATTTTTTACAACATTTAAAAGAATTCTGGTGAAAATTTGTTTAACTTCATTATCAGTGAGAAATTCATCAGTGACATTTGCTACTGCTGTACTGATTGTTGTCTTAATTGCATCGTTAGTGAAGAACGCAAGGAATAAGTCTTGATATGTTTCTGCGCTCTCAAAAGTTGTGCCATTCGCAAAAGTTGTGATCAACACATTCACAAGTTCAGTTTGTAAATTTTGACTCGCAAGTAATTTGCGAATTAAAGTTTCAAAGTCAGGTTTGCTGATGTATGTGCCAAATTTATTTTCATCATAAAATTTGTTTAATAATTCAGCAATATTAGTTGTTGGTAATGAAAATGTTGCTAAATTGCTAAAGATAGCCTTCAAAACTTTTGCAAGTTCAGCACGTTCACTTTCACTTTGGAAAAAAGGAATTTGTAAAAAACTTTTTATTAATTTTACAAGTCGATGCTCTTTTAACACAGCCTCTTGAAAAGCGGTGATTAAATGTTCAAGTTTTTGGTCTGAGCTATCAACGTTACCATCTTTATTTCAATCTGTAGTCTCAAATTTGACTTGGGCTTCTTTACCAATTTGACTAAAAAAGTTTGTATCAGCTAATCAATTGACTAATTGTTTAAAGTTTTGAGAATCATTTTTGCTAAGGAATTTTTTAAGTAAACCATCAGGATCAATTTTCGCAAACGTTGATGATGTTAATAATGCAAAAAGTGAATCATTAAGCACAAGTCGTGCAAAATAATTATCGTTAAAAATTTTTAAATAATAGTTATCCCAATTAAATTCAGATTTTCTCGCTAGATATAAGTCGTCTTCTGTAAATAAAAACTTGTTTTTGTCCAAACCAAAAACTTTATCGTATAAAACTTGATCATCTTGTTCGAAAACAATTTGTTGCGCGTTAAAACTGTTGTCACTAAAATGCTCGGCACCAAAATTTCAGTTGTGCGCATTGAAATTAGCAACATCCAGTTCTTTAGCAGTTAGTTTGACAAAAACGTCCATTGCCATTTTTTTGTAACCAAATGCTCCCGGATGTATATCAAAAAGCAAAGGAGTTAGTGTTTCAGCATTAGTAATTCAAAATGGCTCATCATAAACATCAATGTAATTGACATTACCGCTTTTTGCTGTTTTCGCAATAGCATCATTAAGCATTGAAATTAATACTTGACTAACTGAAAATGACATTTTGATGTGCAAATTTAAATATTCATCAAGCATTTTTCCAATTTTAGCCATAGGTAATGGGTAAGAAATAAAGTTAATGTTTAAATTCGGATTAAGACTTAAGAGCGAAGTAATAAGCTTTTTTTGTTGTTCGATAACACTATCTACAACTGTTTGGAACAAAGAAGTAACTTTGTTAAATAATTGCCCTAATGACAATTCACCTGCCAAGGCTGTGCTTAATAACGGTTCAACTACAAGTGTGGTTAGATGTTGAAAAATATGCTTGATAGCATCATTAGCACCAAGCGTCACTGTTAAGAGGTTGCTTGTTTTAATTTTTTCAACTAACAAAGTGTGTAAAGATTCTAAATCTTCAGTTTCAAAAATCAAAACCAAACGTGCACGTTCTTCCTGACTTAATTTTTTTAGTTCAGACGGTTCGTTTAAAAGTAAATTTCAGTCTAATAAAGTTGAACTACTTTTAGCTAAATTTGTGTATGCTTCAAATCGATTTGGATCAGCGGTCTGAAAAAATTGTGCCAGATAAGCAGGAAAAGACAAACCAGTAATTTTTCCTGTGTTTAAGTCTAAAGCACCACCAGAATTCATTTCTGACAACAAACCATTAAAACCAGCGCTAATTGAATCACCTATTGCCAGGTACTTAATTTTTTGCGTTGGCGTAATTACATTAGGCGTTTGCATACGCGCTTTAGCAGTTGATTGGTTAGTTTCCACAGGTGAATTAGAATTAGTTGGATCCGCTTGCTGAGTGTGAGTTTCTTCTTTTTTAGAGTTATCACCTAACTCAGCTGCCTTAGGAAATAAGTTTATTTCTGGTGTATCACTAGTTGTTGAGTTTTCTGAACCAACTTTTATAGTAACTGCACTCTTCTTAACTTGTGAAAGTCCCGCAATTGTTCCGCTTAGAGAAAGAATTCCGATTATGCCAATAGGAATAACTTTTTTTAGATTCATAAGCACCTCGTTTTCTGTTTAACTGTAGTTTTCATGTTATTAATTGTGCCGAAAACCACTACTAAACACTCGTATTGTGTTATTTATACTAATATATTTATATTATACATATGAATATGTATATGCTCACAATTTGCGAATTGACTAAAAAGACTATAACATAGTGTTATTGGTCAAAAAACGAGTTTAAATTAAACAATAAAATCTAAATTTTCTTAAATTTTACGGCTGATTTGATAAATGTGTTGTCCTTGCTTGCTTAAAGACACATCAACACTTAAATAATTCAAAGCTTCGATTTTAATTAAATTTGCTCACTCAATTGCGACGATATTATCTTCAAAATAATCATAAAACTCATCTAATGCATCAGCATTTTTTGTGAAGTTATATGCATCAATATGAACTAAACCCGGATAAACTTTCATGTAATTAAAAGTAGGCGAATTAATGACCTCGTTAATATTTAAATTTTTTGCTAAATATTTTACTAAAGCTGTTTTCCCTGTGCCAAGTTCGCCATTAAGTAAGATTATTTTTGAAGCTGTAAGATTGGCCAAAAGATATTTAGCAACAACATCAACTTCTCTTAAATCTTGAGTTATAAAAACTTTTTTCTCCATTGGTACCTCTAACAATTTCTAGTGCTCCTTGATTTGACTTAGCATATATAAACACGCAGTTTCGGCTCTTAAAATTCTGCGACCAAGAGAAATAATTTCGACATTCGCAAAAGTTTGTGCAAACTTAATTTCATCTGTAGCAAACCCTCCTTCAGGGCCTACTATTAAAACTGAATTTGTTAGAAGTGAATTTACTTCATATGCAGTAGTTTGACCCTCATATGCTAAATAAATTTTTTTCGATGCATAAGTGGTGAAAATGTCTTTGAATTTAATGGGTGCACTATAGGTCGGAATTACATTGCGAAATGATTGTTCAGCGGCGTTTTTAATAATTTCTTGGTGACGGTTTGTCTTTTTAGGAATGTCAAACTTAAGTAATGTTCCGTTAGTATAACGAGAGTCAAGTGGCACAATTTGTGTGACACCTAATTCCACAGCTTTTTCTAATAATCATTCATAACGTGACATTTTGATCACGGGTGCAATCAAAATTACTTCGTTCTTAAACTCATGGTCAATGGTAAGTTTTTGTAAAATTTTCGCTTGTTTACCTACTAACTCACATTCATAAAAAACTTTTTCAAAATTACAAAGAAAGTGTTCTTGTTCTAAACGAGTAACTTTTATGTGTTTCAACACAGCGTCATCT includes:
- the tsaE gene encoding tRNA (adenosine(37)-N6)-threonylcarbamoyltransferase complex ATPase subunit type 1 TsaE — encoded protein: MEKKVFITQDLREVDVVAKYLLANLTASKIILLNGELGTGKTALVKYLAKNLNINEVINSPTFNYMKVYPGLVHIDAYNFTKNADALDEFYDYFEDNIVAIEWANLIKIEALNYLSVDVSLSKQGQHIYQISRKI
- a CDS encoding 16S rRNA (uracil(1498)-N(3))-methyltransferase, encoding MHRFFVSKKNGDYFDLDDAVLKHIKVTRLEQEHFLCNFEKVFYECELVGKQAKILQKLTIDHEFKNEVILIAPVIKMSRYEWLLEKAVELGVTQIVPLDSRYTNGTLLKFDIPKKTNRHQEIIKNAAEQSFRNVIPTYSAPIKFKDIFTTYASKKIYLAYEGQTTAYEVNSLLTNSVLIVGPEGGFATDEIKFAQTFANVEIISLGRRILRAETACLYMLSQIKEH